The window CGCCCTCGCCAACGCCCGCAGCCTCGACGGCGAGGACTTTCGATGGCCCTATCTGGCAGGTGTCGTCGAACAGAACAGCGGCGACCTCGACGCCGCCGCCGACTCCTACCGAACAGCGCTCCGCTTGCAGGAAAACTACCTCGCGGCCCGCATTCGCCTCGGCGAGACCCTCACCGAGCTCAACCGCCTCGACGAGGCTCGGGACGAGTTCGAGCGCGCCCTGGTCATTGCCCCTCGGACCGCCGCCGCCGAGCGCGGCCTGGGCAAGGTCGCGGCCGCCGAAAGCAAGTGGCAGCAGGCCTCGGAACACTTCTTTCGCGCTCTCGACCTCCAGCCCCAGGCGGCGGAGCTGCGCTATCCCCTGGCCCAGGCCCTGCGCCAGCTCGGGCGCGTCGACGAAGCCAAGGAGCAGCTCGCCCTCTTCGGAAAGCAAGAGGTGGTGATGCCGGATCGGGTCCTCCTCGAGCTTCGTGGCCTGGTTCGCGGCGCCTCGGTGCATCTGATGCGGGGACGGCGAGCACAACGGCGCGGCAACCTCGATGCCGCCGTGGCCGAGTTTCGCAAGGCCATCGAGGCGGACCCGGAGAGCGCCAACGGCTATGGCGCCCTGGGGGCCGCGCTCCGCCTGGCGCAACAAGGGGATGGCGCCATCGCCGCCTTCCGCCGCGCCGCTCAGCTCGAACCCGGCCGGGCGAGCCGCTTCTACGACCTGGGGGCCGCCTACCTCGATACGGGCAACGGCGCCGGCGCGGAGGAGCAAGCCCGCCAGGCTCTCAAGCTCGACCCGGAGCTCGCCGAGGGCCACCTCCTCCTCGGCCTCGGCCTGAGCCGGCAGGGGCAGCTCGAGGAGGCCCTCGCCGCCTTCGATCAGGCCGCCACCCTGGCACCGGACAAGTCCGAGCCGCGCTTCGAGCGGGCCATGGCGCTGCTCGCCCTGAGGAGAAACCCCGCCGCCATCGAGCAGCTCGACGAGCTGATCGCCCGCGACCCGCAGCACGCTGCGGCGCGCGCCAACCTCGGCGTTCTGCTCGAAGTTCCCGACCCGGAAGCCAGTCAGGCGCACCTCCTGGCGGCCCTCGAACAAGGGCCGGGAAAGGCTCTGGCGGCGCGCTCGCACCTCTCCCTCGGCCGCATCGCCGAACGCCGGCAGGAGCTCTCGGTAGCCGTCGATCGCTACCACCAGGCGATCGCCGAAGACGCCTCCCTCGCCCCCGCACACCTGCGTCTCGGCAGCGTCCAAGCGCAGCAGGGAAAGCTCGAGGAGGCGATCGCCTCGTTCCGCACGGCTCTGGCCGAGAATCCCGCGCTGATCGTCGCCCGGCTCCCCCTCGCCTCCGCTCTCCTCGGCCTCGGCGACGACCAAGGGGCGCGCCGCGCCCTCGAGGGTCTCGAGCAACCCCCTCCGGTGGCGGCTCATCTCCTCGGACTGATTCTCTCGTCCAGCCCACAGCCCGAGGCACGGGATGCCCGGCGCGGCCTGGAGCTGGCCCAGGACGCCTTCCGCCGCACCCAGAGCCCGCTCTTCGGCCAGGGAGTGGCCATCGCGCTGGCGGCCAATGGCCGTTTCGAGGAGGCCGTCCGGGCCCAACAACGGCTGATCACGGCCATGGACCGCCAAGGCGGTGCTCCGCCCGAAGCGCAGGCTCGCCTCGCCACCTTCCGCGCCGGTCGCGCCGTCGTCGCTCCCTGGCAGGACGACCGTCGGCTCATTCCTCCGCCCTGGTTTCCCCTGTCGAACAGCCCGAGGATCGCGCCTTGAGCGACGTGCCCCGCGCGACGGTGGCCGCTCCTTCGCACGGCGGAGCCGATCCGCTCGTCACCGTCGA is drawn from Acidobacteriota bacterium and contains these coding sequences:
- a CDS encoding tetratricopeptide repeat protein, translated to MSRRRRSLPRWTLAGLLAAGLALGAAPMSRSSISDPPAVQTLPLLAALPAADLDGMEPAVQEQLESRMGTLRPPPSSGNAGELAQAYGELGGLCFLYDLPQVSSVALANARSLDGEDFRWPYLAGVVEQNSGDLDAAADSYRTALRLQENYLAARIRLGETLTELNRLDEARDEFERALVIAPRTAAAERGLGKVAAAESKWQQASEHFFRALDLQPQAAELRYPLAQALRQLGRVDEAKEQLALFGKQEVVMPDRVLLELRGLVRGASVHLMRGRRAQRRGNLDAAVAEFRKAIEADPESANGYGALGAALRLAQQGDGAIAAFRRAAQLEPGRASRFYDLGAAYLDTGNGAGAEEQARQALKLDPELAEGHLLLGLGLSRQGQLEEALAAFDQAATLAPDKSEPRFERAMALLALRRNPAAIEQLDELIARDPQHAAARANLGVLLEVPDPEASQAHLLAALEQGPGKALAARSHLSLGRIAERRQELSVAVDRYHQAIAEDASLAPAHLRLGSVQAQQGKLEEAIASFRTALAENPALIVARLPLASALLGLGDDQGARRALEGLEQPPPVAAHLLGLILSSSPQPEARDARRGLELAQDAFRRTQSPLFGQGVAIALAANGRFEEAVRAQQRLITAMDRQGGAPPEAQARLATFRAGRAVVAPWQDDRRLIPPPWFPLSNSPRIAP